GAGTTGGCGAGCCATGCCGATAAAGGAACAGATATCACCAATAAAACTATAGTGGTCACTGCTGCTAGCTCAAAGGTCAGTATTAATGGGCTCCAATCAATCATTCTGAAAGCATGATTTCGTTCAACTTGACCATGGCGATAACTTCGTCTTCTTTTTTTAAACCTAATTGGTTACTGGAATCCGTGCCGATTATAGCTGTTAGCTTTCCAGCAAGGGAATTGATGGTAACTTTTGTCAATAGCTCCCCTCTTTCAATTTCCATAATGATACCCTGTATTCTGTTCTGCAGACTAATGAGATGGTTTTCGTTGCTTCCTAAAACAACTTCGGTCTCTTTAAAAAGTATTTTTACAGGTTTGCCCATTTGAAGGTAAGAAGCAGTTTCCGGAGTTTCTATAACGATGCTTTGTATTGTAACTTTTTTGGGCAAACCTATTGTAACCAACGACAGGCTTCCGTGCACTTTTATATCGGTTATATGTCCAGCTAAACTATTCATCTACCGAATATCCGAAGTTTTTCAAAATTTCCTTTGCTTTCTTGCTGAATAAGAAATCATAAAACTTTTTGGCTGAATTTGAATTCGCTTTTTTATGGGTTATTAGAACCACGCTCTGCGCTATTGGTTCATAAAGATGATTGTCCAGCTCGATCCAAGTACCCTTTTCCTTTAACTCTGGTGCCAAAACTACGGAAATGGAAGTGAATCCCAATTCTGCCGAGCCCGATAGTATAAACTGGTTTGTTTGCGATATACTTTCTCCATATACCAGTTTATCTTCAATTTTATCCAAAAGCTTATAATAGTTCAATACCGATGTTGCAGCTTTGCCATAAGGCGCAATTTTAGGATTTGCAATGGCAATGTGCTCAATACTGTTATCACTTAAAATTGATATAGAGGGTACTGTATGTTTCTTCAGTGTCCATAGTACCAACTTTCCATAGGCATACGTTTTAGGAGGATTTGTAGTTAGTCCGCTGTTAAAAAGGTCATTTGGGTATTTTGTATCCGCAGAAATGAATACATCATATGGTGCCCCTTCTTTTATTTGTGCCGTTAAGGTCCCGGAGGAGCTAATTACCAAATCACATTGAATACCTGTTTCTTTCGTAAAAACCTTGGCAAGATCTTCTATGGCATAGCGCATATTTGCTGCGGTCGCAATGGTAATTTTTTCACTTGTACCGTGATTATTGCACCCCAACAGCATCCAAAGGAACAACCCTAGAACAAAATATAGTAAAGAGCTGGGAAATCTCATTTCTTTTTATAGGTACACTTAGGATTATAATATCAGTCTTACATATGAACTTCTAATTTACATCTTTGTACGCTTATCTCTTTTATGGTAAGCTATATTATTGGATTTATAAACAAATAGGTAAAGCTACCCGATTATTCTTTCCGTAAACCCTTATCGGAAACAACCCCTGTTGCACCCCAAAACAATTTTTTTGTCACTGCAATTGTAAAGGTAAGGCGGTGAGATGCCTTGCTACCATATAACTAAAAACTTTCCATTAAGTTTTGTTTTCGTACTAGGGAGTATTATTTGAATTAGCTGTCAAACACGTTCTCCCGCCTTCCTTTCTCAGTTGCGCTAACTCATTTAATTACTAACAAAACTTTTAACTCTATGAAAGTAAAAAAGCTATTGGGGATGCTCGTGGTCATGTTGTTTTTTATGACATCCGCACAATCTCAAGAAAAAACAATTACAGGTACGATAACCGATCAGACGGGAGTACCACTGCCTGGTGTCAATATTGTTGTTCAGGGAACGTCCAACGGCACGCAGTCAGATTTTGATGGTTTTTACACCATTAATGCCGATGTAGGACAAATTTTGGTCTATACCTACTTGGGACAAAGAACAATTCAACGCACCATAGGCAGTCAAAATACGATTGATATCCAAATGGAAGAAGATGCCTCCCAGTTGGAAGAAGTCGTGGTAATCGGTTATGGTAATCAAGAAGAAAGAAAAATAATCCAGAATCTTGGTATTGTAAAAGAAGAGGCCATTGAAAATCTTCAAGTGGTTTCTGCCGATCAATTATTACAAGGGCAAAGCGCAGGTACACAAATTGTAAATGCTTCCGGGGTTTTGGGGTCTGCTGCTGTTATTCGGGTGCGAGGTGTCAACTCTATAAACTCAGGGAGTCAGCCTTTGATCGTTATTGATGGGGTTCCGGTTACAGATACCGAAGGCAATACCTTGAATAGGGGTGGTAATACGGATATCAATCCACTTTCCTATGTGAATCCAAATGATATAGAATCGTTAACGGTATTAAAAGATGCTGGAGCGACTTCAATTTATGGGTCTAGGGGTGCTAATGGGGTTATCTTGATCACAACAAAAAAAGGTAGACGTAATTCCAAGGCACAATTAACATTGGATGTGAGTACACAATTCACAGAATCAACCGATGTGCCAGATATTCTGAGTGCGGATGAGTTCAGACAATGGAAATCCGAAATTGCTACTATCCAAAATGGCACTCCAACTTCCCCAGAAGATTTAGGACTAGGCGCTATTGGGTCTGGTGGAACGGATTGGTTGGCAGGTGTGCAACGTACAGGAGTATCACAAAATTATAATCTAGGTGTACGTGGCGGCGGAGAAAAGACATCCTATTTCTTTGGATTGGATTTTCAAGATGCACAAGGTTTTGTCATAGGAAACGATCAACAACGTACAGGGGCCAGAATAAATATAGATTCTGATGTTACCAACTGGCTAAAGGCTGGAATGAACTTGGGAATTACGAATAACCGCCTTGCCCGGGTTTTTGTGGAAAATGAAATTGATGCTCCTTTTACAACTGCCTTTTTACAAAGTCCGGTGGTACGTGCATTTGATGATGAAGGTAACTTTTTACAATCTGGATCTTTTATCCCTAACATATTTGCTAGGGTTGCTTTGGATGATAGGGAACTTAAGACCTTTAGGGTCATTGGTAATGCATTTACCGAAATCACTCCTTTTGAAGGACTTACTTGGCGTTCAGAATTTGGTATGGATTGGCTAAGTGTTGAAGAAACTACAAGGGAAGCCGAATTTAATACCCCTGGTGGCCTGGGACAAGTAGTGAGTGTTAGGGAAGAAAGATGGTTGACCAACCAAACCCTTAACTATACGCCAAATCTAGATGAAGACCACAGCTTGAACATCTTATTGGGATTGAACTATGAAGAAACCTTAAGAACAAGGTTAAATGTAACATCCACAGGATTTCTAACGGATGGACTTAGAAATTTAGGTTCGGGTTCAACACCTGCTGTGCTAAATGGAGACCGTTTCCCATCGCGATTGTTCGGGCTTTTCTCAAGAGCTTCCTATGACTACAAAGGAAGGTACTTGGTAGAAGGTTCCCTTAGACGAGATGG
The nucleotide sequence above comes from Flagellimonas sp. HMM57. Encoded proteins:
- a CDS encoding molybdopterin-binding protein — its product is MNSLAGHITDIKVHGSLSLVTIGLPKKVTIQSIVIETPETASYLQMGKPVKILFKETEVVLGSNENHLISLQNRIQGIIMEIERGELLTKVTINSLAGKLTAIIGTDSSNQLGLKKEDEVIAMVKLNEIMLSE
- the modA gene encoding molybdate ABC transporter substrate-binding protein, yielding MRFPSSLLYFVLGLFLWMLLGCNNHGTSEKITIATAANMRYAIEDLAKVFTKETGIQCDLVISSSGTLTAQIKEGAPYDVFISADTKYPNDLFNSGLTTNPPKTYAYGKLVLWTLKKHTVPSISILSDNSIEHIAIANPKIAPYGKAATSVLNYYKLLDKIEDKLVYGESISQTNQFILSGSAELGFTSISVVLAPELKEKGTWIELDNHLYEPIAQSVVLITHKKANSNSAKKFYDFLFSKKAKEILKNFGYSVDE
- a CDS encoding TonB-dependent receptor is translated as MKVKKLLGMLVVMLFFMTSAQSQEKTITGTITDQTGVPLPGVNIVVQGTSNGTQSDFDGFYTINADVGQILVYTYLGQRTIQRTIGSQNTIDIQMEEDASQLEEVVVIGYGNQEERKIIQNLGIVKEEAIENLQVVSADQLLQGQSAGTQIVNASGVLGSAAVIRVRGVNSINSGSQPLIVIDGVPVTDTEGNTLNRGGNTDINPLSYVNPNDIESLTVLKDAGATSIYGSRGANGVILITTKKGRRNSKAQLTLDVSTQFTESTDVPDILSADEFRQWKSEIATIQNGTPTSPEDLGLGAIGSGGTDWLAGVQRTGVSQNYNLGVRGGGEKTSYFFGLDFQDAQGFVIGNDQQRTGARINIDSDVTNWLKAGMNLGITNNRLARVFVENEIDAPFTTAFLQSPVVRAFDDEGNFLQSGSFIPNIFARVALDDRELKTFRVIGNAFTEITPFEGLTWRSEFGMDWLSVEETTREAEFNTPGGLGQVVSVREERWLTNQTLNYTPNLDEDHSLNILLGLNYEETLRTRLNVTSTGFLTDGLRNLGSGSTPAVLNGDRFPSRLFGLFSRASYDYKGRYLVEGSLRRDGSSRFGVNNRFGYFWSVAAGWIVSDEAFMDSVSFIDYLSLRASIGTVGNDRLGTFPSLGLFNAGGFGDYNGESGVVPNQPPNPDLKWEESETLDIGLKSTFLAGRLNFNVSYFKKTTSDLLLNQVLPPQTGLRFISRNIGELENKGWEFDVSSINVLTENFEWRTSFNITTIENTITQLNEDAATDAQGRRIIDGPIQRAIEGESLNNFFLIRYVGVNSQTGDAEWLDADGNITTTPNSGDRVVTGSPLPDFSGGMTNTFRYKDFDLSVLMNYSYGNDVVIDGLRFADGADAIGGIVNVRKRNLNIWRQPGDNAFLPSPNSSTFNPFNQRSTQQQLDASYLRIKNVTLGYNMPSETLEKLGGLFSGVRFYATATNLFTLKKDEMDGIDPEVTDDIDPRFQGESFFTAPQAKSYLIGARLTF